One window of Cellulomonas shaoxiangyii genomic DNA carries:
- a CDS encoding MFS transporter — protein sequence MRHLLVDLTPVRVSPAFRRLWLGLSVANLGSQLTVVAVGLQVYALTASTLAVGVLGLCALVPLVVFGLYGGALVDHYDRRTVAVVASVVSWVAVLALVAQAVVGNEQVGLLYALVAVQSAAGAVNSPARSAIIPRLLEPRLMPAANALQTIGWNTALTIGPLAGAVLVASVGYAWAYAVDAVLFTFALTALLRLPPVPPEPSANRRARLGLGSVVDGLRYLGTQPNVRMTFLVDIVAMVTAMPRALFPAVGVLYLGGGEATTGALTAAIAVGGIGAGLFSGGLARVRWQGRIIAAAITAWGLSIVGFGAVLVAAGRTSPDQVVPVALVLALAMLVLAGASDTVSSVFRQTILQTATPDDMRGRLQGVFVVVVAGGPRLGELALGAASTRVGEGWAAVAGGVACVVLVWVLVRAQRTFWDYDARNPTP from the coding sequence GTGCGCCACCTGCTCGTCGACCTGACCCCCGTCCGGGTCAGCCCGGCGTTCCGGCGCCTGTGGCTCGGCCTGTCGGTCGCCAACCTCGGGTCGCAGCTCACGGTCGTGGCGGTGGGCCTGCAGGTGTACGCGCTCACCGCCTCGACGCTCGCCGTCGGCGTGCTGGGCCTGTGCGCGCTCGTGCCGCTGGTCGTCTTCGGGCTGTACGGCGGGGCGCTCGTCGACCACTACGACCGCCGGACGGTCGCGGTCGTCGCGTCGGTCGTCAGCTGGGTCGCCGTGCTGGCGCTGGTCGCGCAGGCCGTGGTCGGCAACGAGCAGGTCGGGCTGCTGTACGCGCTCGTGGCGGTGCAGTCCGCCGCCGGCGCCGTGAACTCCCCGGCCCGGTCGGCGATCATCCCGCGCCTCCTCGAGCCGCGGCTCATGCCGGCCGCCAACGCCCTGCAGACCATCGGCTGGAACACGGCCCTCACCATCGGGCCGCTCGCGGGGGCCGTGCTGGTCGCGTCCGTCGGGTACGCGTGGGCGTACGCCGTCGACGCGGTCCTGTTCACGTTCGCCCTCACCGCGCTGCTGCGCCTGCCGCCCGTCCCGCCCGAGCCGTCGGCGAACCGCCGCGCGCGCCTCGGCCTGGGCTCGGTCGTCGACGGGCTGCGGTACCTGGGCACGCAGCCGAACGTGCGCATGACGTTCCTCGTCGACATCGTCGCGATGGTCACCGCGATGCCGCGCGCGCTGTTCCCCGCGGTCGGCGTGCTGTACCTGGGCGGCGGCGAGGCGACGACGGGCGCGCTCACGGCCGCGATCGCCGTCGGCGGCATCGGCGCCGGGCTGTTCTCCGGCGGGCTCGCGCGCGTGCGCTGGCAGGGCCGCATCATCGCGGCCGCGATCACCGCGTGGGGCCTGTCGATCGTCGGCTTCGGGGCCGTGCTCGTCGCCGCCGGGCGTACGTCGCCGGACCAGGTGGTGCCGGTCGCGCTCGTCCTCGCGCTGGCGATGCTCGTGCTCGCGGGCGCGTCCGACACCGTCTCGTCGGTGTTCCGCCAGACCATCCTGCAGACCGCGACGCCCGACGACATGCGCGGGCGGCTGCAGGGCGTGTTCGTCGTGGTCGTCGCCGGCGGGCCGCGCCTGGGCGAGCTCGCGCTCGGCGCCGCGTCGACGCGCGTCGGCGAGGGCTGGGCGGCCGTCGCGGGCGGCGTCGCGTGCGTCGTGCTCGTGTGGGTGCTCGTCCGGGCGCAGCGCACGTTCTGGGACTACGACGCGCGCAACCCGACGCCCTGA
- a CDS encoding PQQ-binding-like beta-propeller repeat protein, which translates to MTLHDVELVEDDEPAAPAARDEEPAARAWLRRHPGVVVALAVVLVGAVGTGVLLEHRTRQRDADRVAALQEVPGVLRPVDPALPVAQHLTWSATDGPSVENQALLAGVQVGDVTVVGDWDSGPDAVVAGVGAQGEQLWRTTVPPPDRVDRQQGSYASCTEPLQDSPPRDRERPRELTADVVACVVQWSRPVDAATAPDGRVPTVVALLELDPSDGRVVHRADQPDDASVTRVPGGWVTSLHGDDDVVVRLLAGDGTPRWSTTLPLPGAEEYPWSHATVRDDRVLVMMEGGSALLALPDGAVLARYPGGGGGGGMILPGGSVLLHDSTGGVRPAAHLHRPDGTATDLDGESLGWVAVDDGSLGDVLLTSGEGEDARTTLRDVDGAVRWRVDGELRSALVVDGSVLAAVGDELVRLDGSDGHARWRVALSHEDVQLMTDGAVVLATSPTRIDAWTYDGAPTWSGQVRREDGGVTVRAGTPAPSPSSGRPRGGGGGTWWVALRDGRLALQVLSGDGDEEVLVLG; encoded by the coding sequence ATGACCCTGCACGACGTCGAGCTGGTCGAGGACGACGAGCCCGCCGCGCCGGCCGCGCGCGACGAGGAGCCGGCCGCACGCGCGTGGCTGCGCCGGCACCCGGGCGTGGTGGTCGCGCTCGCGGTCGTGCTCGTCGGGGCCGTGGGGACCGGGGTGCTGCTCGAGCACCGGACGCGGCAGCGGGACGCGGACCGCGTCGCCGCGCTGCAGGAGGTGCCCGGTGTGCTGCGACCGGTCGACCCGGCGCTGCCCGTCGCCCAGCACCTGACGTGGTCCGCCACGGACGGGCCGTCGGTGGAGAACCAGGCGCTCCTGGCCGGGGTCCAGGTGGGCGACGTGACGGTGGTCGGGGACTGGGACTCCGGGCCCGACGCGGTCGTCGCGGGCGTCGGTGCGCAGGGCGAGCAGCTGTGGCGCACCACCGTCCCGCCGCCCGACAGGGTCGACCGGCAGCAGGGGTCGTACGCCTCGTGCACCGAGCCGCTGCAGGACTCGCCCCCGCGGGACCGCGAGCGGCCACGCGAGCTGACGGCAGACGTCGTCGCGTGCGTGGTGCAGTGGAGCCGGCCGGTCGACGCCGCCACCGCGCCGGACGGCCGCGTCCCGACCGTCGTGGCCCTGCTCGAGCTCGACCCGTCCGACGGGCGCGTCGTCCACCGGGCCGACCAGCCGGACGACGCCTCCGTGACGCGCGTGCCCGGCGGGTGGGTGACGTCCCTCCACGGGGACGACGACGTCGTCGTCAGGCTGCTCGCCGGCGACGGGACGCCGCGCTGGAGCACGACGCTGCCCCTGCCCGGGGCCGAGGAGTACCCGTGGTCGCACGCGACCGTCCGGGACGACCGCGTGCTCGTCATGATGGAGGGCGGTTCGGCGCTGCTCGCGCTCCCGGACGGGGCCGTGCTGGCGCGCTACCCAGGAGGCGGCGGCGGAGGAGGCATGATCCTGCCCGGCGGGTCGGTGCTGCTCCACGACAGCACCGGCGGCGTGCGCCCCGCCGCCCACCTGCACCGCCCGGACGGCACGGCCACGGACCTCGACGGCGAGTCGCTCGGGTGGGTCGCCGTCGACGACGGCAGCCTCGGCGACGTCCTGCTGACGAGCGGCGAGGGCGAGGACGCGCGGACGACCCTGCGCGACGTCGACGGCGCGGTGCGGTGGCGCGTCGACGGCGAGCTCCGCTCGGCCCTGGTCGTCGACGGGAGCGTCCTCGCCGCGGTGGGCGACGAGCTCGTGCGCCTGGACGGCAGCGACGGGCACGCGCGCTGGCGCGTGGCCCTGTCGCACGAGGACGTGCAGCTCATGACCGACGGCGCCGTGGTCCTCGCGACCTCCCCGACGCGCATCGACGCGTGGACGTACGACGGCGCGCCGACCTGGTCCGGGCAGGTGCGGCGCGAGGACGGCGGCGTCACCGTCCGGGCGGGCACGCCCGCACCGTCGCCGTCGAGCGGGCGCCCGCGCGGCGGCGGCGGAGGGACGTGGTGGGTGGCCCTGCGTGACGGGCGGCTCGCGCTGCAGGTGCTGTCCGGCGACGGGGACGAGGAGGTCCTCGTCCTCGGCTGA
- a CDS encoding PQQ-binding-like beta-propeller repeat protein, protein MARARPTQEVDLVEDEPARAAAGEDGDGRPAGRRRWWVVGGAGAVVLVGALVAAQAVVDDRERARLDDVREVPGAVAPPAGALEVLWTAPDVPPYADGWHDPRTFAGLRTTSDGATEVAAVDALTGADRWVLPLVPAPEADDAQAFRVGSRCAAADDDRLVCLGSDAVLTRPGDEPRATTGAGTTSRVVVVDVRTGEVAADHAARSAEGVHAHAFALAGERVVLVGTAADGTSHAWSLDLASGLQAGGEALPAADDRLLPAAAADIPYALGDGTVGVAAQDGSALVLDPADARVVRGPLRGTSPAVVTHHIDGRTDLAVPRGEDADVVRAAGDLRVPGRLLNVMVDDGSVPGVLFTEGAGRVHAVDARTGEVRWEAAVALPNAVGVLDGRVHVPSPATLVTLDGRTGARLWERERWSTVWGAGVLTDGTLLYEPRASTREAGRPELVGLDPADGAERGVVSLPPDVWSVIPWGGRLVELEAAGVTVLR, encoded by the coding sequence ATGGCGCGCGCACGCCCCACGCAGGAGGTCGACCTCGTCGAGGACGAGCCCGCACGCGCTGCCGCGGGCGAGGACGGCGACGGTCGTCCCGCCGGCCGGCGCCGGTGGTGGGTCGTCGGTGGCGCCGGCGCGGTCGTCCTGGTGGGCGCGCTGGTCGCCGCGCAGGCCGTGGTCGACGACCGGGAGCGTGCCCGCCTCGACGACGTCCGGGAGGTCCCCGGCGCGGTCGCCCCACCCGCCGGCGCGCTGGAGGTGCTGTGGACGGCGCCGGACGTGCCGCCCTACGCGGACGGCTGGCACGACCCACGGACGTTCGCCGGGCTGCGCACGACGTCCGACGGTGCGACGGAGGTCGCGGCCGTCGACGCGCTCACGGGTGCGGACCGGTGGGTGCTCCCCCTCGTCCCCGCGCCGGAGGCGGACGACGCGCAGGCCTTCCGCGTGGGCAGCCGGTGCGCGGCGGCGGACGACGACCGGCTCGTGTGCCTCGGCAGCGACGCCGTGCTGACGCGCCCGGGCGACGAGCCGCGCGCCACCACCGGCGCCGGCACGACGTCACGGGTCGTCGTGGTGGACGTGCGCACCGGAGAGGTCGCCGCGGACCACGCCGCGCGCTCCGCGGAGGGGGTGCACGCGCACGCGTTCGCGCTGGCGGGCGAGCGGGTCGTGCTGGTCGGCACGGCCGCGGACGGCACGTCGCACGCGTGGTCGCTCGACCTCGCCTCCGGGCTGCAGGCCGGGGGCGAGGCTCTGCCCGCCGCCGACGACCGCCTGCTGCCGGCCGCCGCCGCCGACATCCCGTACGCGCTCGGCGACGGCACGGTCGGCGTCGCCGCCCAGGACGGCTCCGCGCTGGTCCTCGACCCGGCCGACGCACGCGTCGTGCGCGGGCCGCTGCGCGGCACGTCGCCCGCCGTGGTGACCCATCACATCGACGGACGCACCGACCTGGCCGTCCCCCGGGGCGAGGACGCCGACGTGGTCCGCGCCGCGGGCGACCTCCGGGTCCCGGGGCGCCTGCTGAACGTGATGGTGGACGACGGCTCCGTGCCCGGCGTCCTGTTCACCGAGGGAGCCGGCCGGGTGCACGCCGTCGACGCGCGCACCGGCGAGGTCCGGTGGGAGGCCGCCGTGGCGCTGCCGAACGCCGTCGGGGTGCTCGACGGGCGGGTGCACGTGCCCTCCCCGGCGACGCTCGTGACCCTCGACGGCCGCACGGGCGCGCGCCTGTGGGAGCGGGAGCGCTGGTCGACCGTGTGGGGCGCCGGGGTCCTCACCGACGGGACGCTGCTGTACGAGCCGCGCGCGTCGACCCGGGAGGCCGGGCGGCCGGAGCTCGTCGGGCTGGACCCCGCGGACGGTGCCGAGCGGGGCGTCGTCTCCCTGCCGCCGGACGTGTGGTCGGTCATCCCGTGGGGCGGGCGGCTCGTCGAGCTCGAGGCAGCGGGGGTGACCGTGCTCCGGTGA
- a CDS encoding pyruvate dehydrogenase — protein MARRTVADQLVAQIVAAGARHVYGIVGDSLNPVVDAVRRANEAGVDIQWVHVRHEEAGAFAAAAEAEVTGRLAVCAGSAGPGNLHLINGLYDANRTGVPVLAIASHIPSAQVGTNFFQETHPDRLFADCSVYCELVSTPTQAARVFRTAIHHAYGDRGVAVLTMPGDVADLPAEGDDVDVLTPPPAPRVVPDAGAVAALAAALDAAGRVTIFAGAGCAGAREDVLALADALRAPVGHSLRGKEHVQVDNPFDVGMSGLLGYGACQAAMEGADLLLLLGTDFPYDQFLPSDVRTAQVDVDPTHLGRRTRNDLVVVGDVGETVRALLPLLTRDRDRRFLDAMLEKHHRAMTGVVGAYTKDVERHRPIHPEYAAVVLDEEAADDAVFTVDTGMCNVWAARYVTPNGRRRVIGSFWHGSMANAVPHAIGAAFAGRARDGGGLDGRPRQVVAMAGDGGLSMLLGELITAKHYELPVKVVLFDNASLGMVRLEMLVDGLPSYATDSPAVDYAGIAAAIGIPSARVEDPREIRGALREAFAHDGPALVQLVTDPRALSLPPKITRQQVAGFTAAMSKEVLGGGLGEVMAMARSNLRNVPRP, from the coding sequence GTGGCGCGCCGTACCGTCGCCGACCAGCTCGTCGCCCAGATCGTCGCCGCCGGTGCGCGGCACGTGTACGGGATCGTCGGTGACAGCCTCAACCCGGTGGTCGACGCGGTGCGCCGGGCGAACGAGGCCGGCGTCGACATCCAGTGGGTGCACGTGCGCCACGAGGAGGCCGGCGCGTTCGCCGCCGCGGCCGAGGCGGAGGTGACCGGCCGGCTCGCCGTCTGCGCCGGGTCGGCCGGCCCCGGCAACCTGCACCTGATCAACGGCCTGTACGACGCGAACCGGACCGGTGTTCCGGTGCTCGCGATCGCCTCGCACATCCCGAGCGCGCAGGTCGGCACGAACTTCTTCCAGGAGACGCACCCCGACCGGCTGTTCGCCGACTGCTCGGTGTACTGCGAGCTCGTCTCGACGCCCACGCAGGCCGCCCGGGTGTTCCGCACCGCGATCCACCACGCGTACGGCGACCGCGGCGTCGCCGTCCTCACCATGCCCGGCGACGTCGCGGACCTGCCCGCGGAGGGCGACGACGTCGACGTGCTGACGCCGCCGCCCGCGCCGCGCGTCGTGCCCGACGCGGGTGCGGTGGCCGCGCTGGCGGCGGCCCTCGACGCGGCCGGCAGGGTCACGATCTTCGCGGGCGCCGGGTGCGCCGGGGCGCGCGAGGACGTGCTCGCGCTGGCCGACGCGCTGCGGGCCCCGGTCGGGCACTCGCTGCGCGGCAAGGAGCACGTGCAGGTCGACAACCCGTTCGACGTCGGCATGTCCGGCCTGCTCGGCTACGGCGCGTGCCAGGCGGCGATGGAGGGTGCGGACCTGCTCCTGCTGCTCGGCACCGACTTCCCGTACGACCAGTTCCTGCCGTCGGACGTGCGCACCGCGCAGGTCGACGTCGACCCGACGCACCTGGGCCGGCGCACGCGCAACGACCTCGTCGTCGTCGGCGACGTCGGGGAGACCGTCCGCGCGCTGCTGCCGCTGCTGACCCGCGACCGCGACCGCCGGTTCCTCGACGCGATGCTCGAGAAGCACCACCGCGCGATGACCGGCGTCGTCGGCGCCTACACGAAGGACGTCGAGAGGCACCGGCCCATCCACCCCGAGTACGCCGCCGTCGTGCTCGACGAGGAGGCGGCCGACGACGCGGTCTTCACGGTCGACACGGGCATGTGCAACGTGTGGGCGGCGCGGTACGTCACGCCCAACGGCCGGCGGCGCGTCATCGGGTCCTTCTGGCACGGGTCGATGGCGAACGCGGTGCCGCACGCCATCGGCGCGGCGTTCGCGGGCCGGGCCCGGGACGGCGGCGGGCTCGACGGCCGGCCGCGGCAGGTGGTGGCGATGGCCGGCGACGGCGGCCTGTCCATGCTGCTCGGCGAGCTCATCACCGCCAAGCACTACGAGCTCCCCGTCAAGGTCGTGCTGTTCGACAACGCGTCGCTCGGCATGGTGCGGCTCGAGATGCTCGTCGACGGCCTGCCGTCGTACGCCACGGACTCCCCCGCGGTCGACTACGCGGGCATCGCGGCGGCCATCGGCATCCCGTCCGCGCGCGTCGAGGACCCGCGGGAGATCCGCGGGGCGCTCCGGGAGGCGTTCGCGCACGACGGGCCCGCGCTCGTCCAGCTCGTGACCGACCCGCGCGCGCTGTCGCTGCCGCCGAAGATCACGCGCCAGCAGGTCGCCGGGTTCACCGCCGCCATGAGCAAGGAGGTGCTCGGCGGCGGGCTCGGCGAGGTCATGGCGATGGCCCGCTCGAACCTGCGCAACGTCCCGCGCCCGTAG
- a CDS encoding DUF2231 domain-containing protein gives MSHSRSSDTDNTALQWAHGLEADARLDRPVAAARAAYAPLLSHDRIRGLLNGEPIGHALHPLMTDLPLGLWISATTLDLVGGEDAEHAADRLLGLGVLAALPTALTGAADWFNGNRRVQRVGAVHAALNSVGLGMYAGAYLLRKKGRRGLGKAVVLAAGAVVGVSGYLGGHMTIVQKYPEGGLAD, from the coding sequence GTGTCCCACTCCCGCTCGTCCGACACCGACAACACCGCCCTGCAGTGGGCCCACGGGCTCGAGGCGGACGCCCGCCTCGACCGCCCCGTGGCGGCCGCGCGCGCGGCGTACGCGCCCCTGCTCTCGCACGACCGCATCCGCGGCCTGCTGAACGGCGAGCCGATCGGCCACGCGCTGCACCCGCTGATGACGGACCTGCCGCTGGGCCTGTGGATCAGCGCGACGACGCTGGACCTCGTCGGCGGCGAGGACGCGGAGCATGCCGCGGACCGGCTCCTCGGGCTCGGTGTGCTGGCGGCGCTGCCCACGGCGCTGACCGGTGCGGCCGACTGGTTCAACGGCAACCGGCGCGTGCAGCGCGTCGGTGCGGTGCACGCCGCGCTCAACAGCGTGGGGCTCGGCATGTACGCGGGCGCCTACCTGCTGCGCAAGAAGGGCAGGCGCGGGCTCGGCAAGGCGGTCGTGCTGGCCGCCGGCGCCGTCGTGGGTGTCAGCGGGTACCTCGGCGGGCACATGACGATCGTGCAGAAGTACCCCGAGGGCGGCCTCGCCGACTGA
- a CDS encoding MFS transporter, translating to MLQPYRDVLARPGALAFSSAGVVARMPMSMVGIGIVLMVEALYGSYGLAGRVSAVFVVAQAACSPQIARFVDRYGQARVMRPAVLVSAAGIVLLVLAATQRAHPVWLYAAAVLAGSTIGSFGALVRARWTHALGEDPRGVHTAFSLESALDELVFVIGPVLATVLATSVAPAAGLVVPVVAMVVGGIWFLAQRPTEPPATGTLPVADRPRGSVLRSPGMVVLVVVFIAMGAIFGATDVSTVAFAEEVGRPGMAGVVLAVFALGSLLSGLLYGARHWASPVHRRFAIGVIALAFGVCAFFLAQSLTVLAVVMFVVGFSIAPTLINGNALVQGLVPAGRLTEGLTWVSTALGVGVSVGSSVAGSRIDAAGAHAGFLVVVVAAAAALVATLVALPVLRPRAGSRAPAPDAPGQRRVEDLSPSATGGATVAACETAAQAAPRPGAPHA from the coding sequence ATGCTCCAGCCCTACCGGGACGTCCTCGCGCGTCCCGGCGCACTCGCGTTCTCGTCCGCCGGCGTCGTGGCCCGCATGCCCATGTCGATGGTCGGCATCGGCATCGTCCTCATGGTCGAGGCGCTGTACGGCTCGTACGGCCTGGCCGGGCGGGTCTCCGCCGTGTTCGTCGTCGCGCAGGCGGCGTGCTCCCCGCAGATCGCGCGGTTCGTCGACCGGTACGGGCAGGCGCGCGTCATGCGGCCCGCGGTGCTCGTGTCCGCCGCCGGGATCGTGCTGCTCGTCCTCGCCGCCACGCAGCGGGCGCACCCGGTGTGGCTGTACGCCGCCGCCGTGCTCGCGGGGTCGACGATCGGGTCCTTCGGGGCGCTCGTGCGCGCCCGCTGGACCCACGCGCTGGGCGAGGACCCGCGCGGCGTGCACACCGCGTTCTCGCTCGAGTCCGCGCTCGACGAGCTCGTCTTCGTCATCGGCCCCGTGCTGGCGACCGTGCTGGCCACGTCCGTGGCGCCCGCCGCCGGGCTCGTCGTGCCCGTCGTCGCGATGGTCGTCGGCGGGATCTGGTTCCTCGCGCAGCGCCCCACCGAGCCACCCGCCACGGGCACCCTGCCCGTCGCCGACCGGCCGCGCGGGAGCGTGCTGCGCTCCCCCGGCATGGTCGTGCTCGTCGTGGTCTTCATCGCCATGGGCGCGATCTTCGGCGCCACCGACGTGTCCACCGTGGCGTTCGCGGAGGAGGTCGGCCGCCCCGGGATGGCGGGCGTCGTGCTCGCCGTGTTCGCGCTCGGCTCGCTCCTGTCCGGCCTGCTCTACGGCGCCCGGCACTGGGCCTCCCCGGTGCACCGCCGGTTCGCGATCGGGGTCATCGCCCTGGCGTTCGGCGTGTGCGCGTTCTTCCTCGCGCAGTCGCTCACCGTGCTGGCCGTCGTCATGTTCGTCGTCGGGTTCTCGATCGCGCCCACGCTCATCAACGGCAACGCGCTGGTGCAGGGGCTCGTGCCGGCGGGCCGGCTCACCGAGGGGCTGACCTGGGTCAGCACGGCCCTCGGTGTCGGGGTGTCCGTCGGGTCGTCGGTCGCCGGGTCGCGCATCGACGCCGCCGGGGCCCACGCGGGGTTCCTCGTCGTCGTCGTCGCCGCGGCCGCCGCGCTCGTCGCGACGCTCGTCGCGCTGCCCGTGCTGCGGCCGCGGGCCGGCAGCCGCGCGCCGGCGCCGGACGCACCCGGCCAGCGGCGGGTCGAGGACCTGAGCCCGAGCGCGACGGGCGGCGCGACCGTCGCCGCCTGCGAGACCGCGGCTCAGGCGGCACCGCGCCCGGGCGCGCCGCACGCCTGA
- a CDS encoding GNAT family N-acetyltransferase, translating into MTDVVVTDVPDALRFEARTPGGDLVGTAAYERRGDDVVLTHTVVEPAAEGHGIGSALVRQALDQLRAAGARVVPQCAFVRAFVAEHPEYRDMVIDH; encoded by the coding sequence ATGACCGATGTCGTCGTGACGGACGTGCCGGACGCGCTGCGCTTCGAGGCGCGCACGCCGGGCGGCGACCTGGTCGGCACCGCCGCGTACGAGCGGCGGGGGGACGACGTCGTCCTCACCCACACCGTCGTGGAGCCCGCGGCGGAGGGGCACGGGATCGGCAGCGCGCTCGTGCGGCAGGCCCTCGACCAGCTGCGTGCGGCGGGCGCCCGGGTGGTGCCGCAGTGCGCCTTCGTGCGCGCGTTCGTGGCGGAGCACCCCGAGTACCGCGACATGGTGATCGATCACTGA
- a CDS encoding glycosyltransferase: protein MFIFILQMRHMIEGPHHEVYLFAVFSALVWALWILKVVLSRRYRPVTAPYAVGTSVVVPVVDEPLELFRDVLRRIVEQRPDEVIVVINGAPNPDLESVCDEFAPLVQRVHTPIPGKRNAVKIGTEMSRGEITVLVDSDTVWTDGTLAELVKPFADASVGGVTTRQRILEPNRSWITRWADWLENTRALYSMPAQSVLGQIGCLPGRTIAFRRRILVQVMDAFMHEKFLGVFLEVSDDRTLTNLTLKAGYRTVYQYSSLVYTDAPLQVKKLFKQQLRWSRGSQYNTLRMLPWMLGHAPVLAIFFLTDIILPFLLFGTIAGWVYRAATGTGVNLYEAILQSGAGLHGWAWVVALMIVSSVLSMAIRQIRHLQEKPSDFFRLPVFIIVSTLFLMPIRLIGFFRMAHVAGWGTRAGAYTAGQEDSVGDDPMAELASTPGDVPVDLVDRDGPRTPATGTPAPGTGDGRLALRAPVRQRTRVEQPRRTHNPLALVPYAIGIMMFALMAVFYV, encoded by the coding sequence TTGTTCATCTTCATCCTGCAGATGCGGCACATGATCGAAGGCCCCCACCACGAGGTGTACCTCTTCGCGGTGTTCTCGGCCCTCGTCTGGGCCCTCTGGATCCTCAAGGTGGTGCTGTCCCGGCGCTACCGCCCCGTCACGGCGCCGTACGCCGTCGGCACGTCCGTCGTCGTCCCGGTCGTCGACGAGCCCCTCGAGCTGTTCCGCGACGTGCTCCGCCGCATCGTCGAGCAGCGCCCCGACGAGGTCATCGTCGTCATCAACGGCGCACCCAACCCCGACCTCGAGTCCGTCTGCGACGAGTTCGCACCCCTGGTCCAGCGCGTGCACACCCCCATCCCCGGCAAGCGCAACGCCGTGAAGATCGGCACCGAGATGTCGCGCGGGGAGATCACGGTGCTCGTCGACTCCGACACCGTCTGGACGGACGGCACGCTCGCCGAGCTGGTCAAGCCGTTCGCCGACGCGTCGGTCGGCGGCGTCACGACCCGCCAGCGCATCCTCGAGCCGAACCGCTCCTGGATCACCCGCTGGGCCGACTGGCTCGAGAACACCCGCGCCCTCTACTCGATGCCGGCGCAGTCGGTCCTCGGGCAGATCGGCTGCCTCCCGGGGCGGACCATCGCGTTCCGCCGCCGCATCCTCGTGCAGGTCATGGACGCGTTCATGCACGAGAAGTTCCTCGGCGTCTTCCTCGAGGTCTCGGACGACCGCACGCTGACGAACCTCACGCTCAAGGCCGGCTACCGCACGGTCTACCAGTACTCCAGCCTCGTCTACACCGACGCCCCGCTGCAGGTGAAGAAGCTGTTCAAGCAGCAGCTGCGCTGGTCGCGGGGCAGCCAGTACAACACCCTGCGGATGCTGCCCTGGATGCTCGGGCACGCACCCGTCCTGGCGATCTTCTTCCTCACCGACATCATCCTGCCGTTCCTGCTCTTCGGGACGATCGCCGGGTGGGTCTACCGCGCCGCCACCGGCACGGGCGTCAACCTCTACGAGGCGATCCTGCAGAGCGGCGCGGGCCTGCACGGCTGGGCGTGGGTCGTCGCGCTCATGATCGTGTCGTCGGTGCTGTCGATGGCGATCCGCCAGATCCGGCACCTGCAGGAGAAGCCCTCGGACTTCTTCCGCCTGCCCGTGTTCATCATCGTCTCGACGCTGTTCCTCATGCCCATCCGGCTCATCGGCTTCTTCCGCATGGCGCACGTCGCCGGCTGGGGCACCCGGGCCGGCGCCTACACGGCGGGCCAGGAGGACAGCGTCGGCGACGACCCCATGGCCGAGCTCGCGAGCACCCCCGGCGACGTCCCCGTCGACCTGGTCGACCGTGACGGCCCCCGCACGCCGGCGACCGGCACCCCGGCGCCGGGCACCGGTGACGGGCGCCTCGCGCTGCGGGCACCGGTCCGGCAGCGCACACGCGTCGAGCAGCCGCGCCGCACGCACAACCCCCTGGCCCTCGTCCCCTACGCGATCGGGATCATGATGTTCGCACTCATGGCGGTGTTCTATGTCTGA